A portion of the Malania oleifera isolate guangnan ecotype guangnan chromosome 3, ASM2987363v1, whole genome shotgun sequence genome contains these proteins:
- the LOC131151247 gene encoding respiratory burst oxidase homolog protein B-like, with protein MDSGDAAATSLQAPGQSANLATNNQLLSHLLSQKLVPTTEPKYPTCSGEATASPQPLVLHGGQLEELVGDPAMPRRLCHPLYLEVHPIQASTGVRSHRLMRHRQCPTKGAAETLKFNMTLILLSVFRNTITFLRSRTKLGVAIPFAETLKFMIYTSNLIN; from the coding sequence ATGGACTCTGGGGATGCTGCTGCTACAAGCCTGCAAGCGCCGGGGCAATCGGCGAACCTGGCGACGAACAACCAATTACTGAGTCATCTACTGAGTCAGAAGCTAGTGCCCACCACAGAACCCAAGTACCCAACCTGCTCCGGAGAGGCTACCGCAAGTCCGCAACCTCTAGTACTTCATGGAGGACAACTGGAAGAGCTTGTGGGTGATCCTGCTATGCCTCGCCGTCTGTGCCACCCTCTTTACCTAGAAGTTCATCCAATACAAGCATCGACCGGTGTTCGAAGTCATAGGCTTATGCGTCACCGCCAGTGCCCCACCAAGGGTGCTGCCGAGACTCTCAAGTTCAACATGACCCTCATCCTCCTCTCTGTCTTCCGGAACACCATCACTTTCCTCCGCAGCCGCACCAAGCTCGGCGTCGCCATCCCCTTCGCCGAGACTCTCAAGTTCATGATTTATActtcaaatttaattaattaa